From Panthera tigris isolate Pti1 chromosome B4, P.tigris_Pti1_mat1.1, whole genome shotgun sequence:
ATCCTAGAAGAAATCctgcccaggtatggttttccagtCATGATAGGGTCAGACAATGGACCTGCATTCGTCTCTAAGGTAAGTCAGGGATTGGCTTCCGTACTTGGGGCagattggaaattacattgtgcctACCAGCCCCAAAGCTCAGGAcaagtagaaagaatgaatagaacatTAAAAGAGACCCTTACTAAATTGACTATGGAGACTGGTGCTAATTGGGTAGAGTTACTCCCCTATGCTCTGTACAGGGTTCGCAACTCCCCATACAAGTTGGGCCTTACACCCCATGAAATCATGTTTGGCAGACTCACACCTATCATACCTAATCTTAAGTCAAACCTCATTCAATTAGACCAAGATAACAGCCTCTTGTCTTCTCTCAGGGCTCTACAGTGGGTTCATGAGGCCGTGTGGCCTAAACTAAAAGAAGTGTATGAGACGGGGCCCCCTCCCACTCCTCATCAGTATCATCCAGGAGACTGGGTCCTCGTCAAGCGACACCGGCAGAACCTTGAACCCAGGTGGAAAGGACCTTACCAAATCATCCTGACGACTCCCACCGCCATCAAGGTAGATAACCTCCCCACCTGGATACACCACACCCACGTGAAGCCTGTCGACCCGCTGTCTGACCTCGTGGGACACACTGATAAAAATACTACTTGGACTGTAGACCGGAGTAAGAAAAACCCCCTCAAACTAACCTTGCACCGTGCCTCCCCTAAACATGTACAGGATAGTGACCCTTGTCCTACTAGCCCTCAACCTCAAACTCCTGGAGGGAGGACTAAATGCCCCCGTTGACAAACAGAAATTGTACGAAGCTCTGTATGGAAGGCCCTGTGATTGCAGAGGTGGTGTAGTTAGAACCCTTACCCTGCCACATGGTAACACACTAGTAGCCAGCTCTGTAGGAAGGGGTGGTCACTATCAGTGAAGATACACTCAAACCCAAGACTGTGGGACCACAATTGCTCACTTAACCCAGACCTATGACATCACAGGACTCCAAAAACAGCAGTGGTTATGTGTTGAAAAACCTaagcccctgccccccaacaGCAGAATGCCCTTGCTCTACTTTCCAGGAGTCGATGCATAGCTCTTGTTATGACTCCTATCAATAATGTATAGGGCCAGACAACTCCACTACCTACTTTACAGCTATCCTACAGAGTAACAGGGCAGCAAAAGCTACTGATAATAATATGCAACTTCAAGCTGGCTGCCGTGGCTCAGTTGGAGAAGCCGTCTGCTGGATAACCTAGCCTACACTTATCTACCTCATAATTGGACTGGAGTATGTATCCTGGCCACCTTACTGCCAGATATTGACTTAGTTGCAGGAAAAACCCCCATGCCCATCCCTAGTCTAGATTTTGCAACTGGCAGATCCAAACGAGCTGTGGCTGTTATCCCCCTCCTGGCAGGCCTAGGAATTACAGGCGCATTAACTACCGGGACAGCAGGATTAGGAGTCTCCATACACTCCTATCTGCGACTCTCTCGGCAACTAATTAACAATGTTGAGGACTTGTCAGGGACAATCCAGGATCTGCAAGATCAGCTAGATTCCCTAGCAGAAGTGGTGTTACAGAATAGAAGA
This genomic window contains:
- the LOC107179058 gene encoding uncharacterized protein LOC107179058 isoform X1 encodes the protein MAQIVAKKILEEILPRYGFPVMIGSDNGPAFVSKVSQGLASVLGADWKLHCAYQPQSSGQVERMNRTLKETLTKLTMETGANWVELLPYALYRVRNSPYKLGLTPHEIMFGRLTPIIPNLKSNLIQLDQDNSLLSSLRALQWVHEAVWPKLKEVYETGPPPTPHQYHPGDWVLVKRHRQNLEPRWKGPYQIILTTPTAIKVDNLPTWIHHTHVKPVDPLSDLVGHTDKNTTWTVDRSKKNPLKLTLHRASPKHVQDSDPCPTSPQPQTPGGRTKCPR